A section of the Flavobacterium ardleyense genome encodes:
- a CDS encoding geranylgeranylglyceryl/heptaprenylglyceryl phosphate synthase has product MFDKNNNIYSEILVAKNENRKLLAVLLDPDKIELESFESQVQKIKSSAVTHIFIGGSSMHKSQIDQIIALTRKSLSQPIILFPGDPCQISDKADAILFLSLISGRNPDFLIGHQVTAISKLENSGLEIISTGYLLIDGSKQTAVETVSNTLPMEISNPNLIVHTAQAGVLLGNKLIYLEAGSGANSYVPAPIVSNVSSKIPVPLIVGGGIKSHQDIFKIYQAGADLIVIGTAFENNPNFFDGLILL; this is encoded by the coding sequence TTGTTTGATAAAAATAATAATATCTATTCTGAAATTCTTGTCGCAAAGAATGAAAACCGTAAGTTATTGGCGGTATTATTGGATCCAGATAAGATTGAATTAGAATCGTTCGAATCTCAAGTTCAAAAGATTAAATCTTCGGCCGTTACTCACATTTTTATCGGCGGAAGTAGTATGCACAAATCGCAGATAGATCAAATAATTGCGCTTACGCGAAAAAGCCTCTCGCAACCCATCATTCTGTTTCCAGGAGATCCTTGTCAGATATCAGATAAAGCCGATGCAATATTATTTCTGTCACTTATTTCCGGTCGAAATCCAGATTTTCTAATTGGACATCAAGTAACGGCAATTTCGAAACTTGAAAATTCAGGGTTGGAAATTATTTCTACAGGATATTTGCTGATTGATGGCAGCAAGCAAACTGCGGTTGAAACGGTAAGCAATACGCTACCGATGGAGATTTCGAATCCAAATTTAATCGTACACACAGCGCAAGCCGGCGTTCTATTAGGGAATAAATTAATTTATCTGGAAGCTGGAAGCGGCGCGAATTCTTATGTTCCAGCACCAATCGTTTCAAATGTTTCCAGTAAAATTCCAGTTCCGTTAATCGTGGGCGGCGGAATAAAATCTCACCAAGATATTTTTAAAATTTATCAAGCTGGAGCAGATCTGATCGTGATTGGAACTGCTTTTGAAAATAACCCAAACTTTTTTGATGGTTTAATACTACTATAA
- a CDS encoding DUF4301 family protein, whose product MEENTRYAENGNEIIMAFAKRKQLFSKEDIAFIENHGLSVEEINRQLHIFQNNDSTIKLSRAAQLSDGILSLNAEKSEQYINLFEDKKADLQLMKFVPASGAATRMFQFLSEFLNDFDPSNDTITAYCNRTKDKNLSIFLAGIEKFPFYQNVIQKFQEHNSEYLLLSEDEQFYQLIRFLFENEHFNFSAKPKAVLPFHIKDHKIQTPVEVHLHEAAAYSVGNGESAEVHFTISEEHTLLFEEILHHNKSAIEKEHSIQINTSFSYQKRKTDTIAVDKYNQPIRCEQGKLVFRPGGHGALIENLNDLSADLIFIKNIDNVRNNKHKIISKYKKVLAGILLEWQTRIFTILNAIENKNLSNSQLEAAILMLETELKIELPADFRSWKPEVQNDFLVEVLNRPLRVCGMVKNEGEAGGGPFWVQNPDGTTSLQIVEMAQVNMHNSRQAKILSKSTHFNPVDIVCATKDFKGNKFDLLSFVDHNTGFIVEKSKKGKPIRSYEHPGLWNGAMAKWISIFVEVPIETFSPVKTVNDLLKPAHQQ is encoded by the coding sequence ATGGAAGAAAACACTAGATATGCCGAAAATGGCAACGAAATAATTATGGCTTTCGCCAAAAGAAAACAGCTTTTCTCTAAAGAGGATATTGCTTTTATTGAAAATCACGGACTTTCTGTCGAAGAAATAAACCGTCAGCTACATATTTTTCAGAATAACGATTCTACCATAAAGTTGTCAAGAGCAGCGCAGCTTTCTGATGGTATCTTGTCATTAAATGCGGAGAAATCTGAACAATATATCAATCTTTTCGAAGATAAAAAAGCAGATCTTCAATTGATGAAATTTGTCCCGGCTTCTGGAGCCGCGACGAGAATGTTTCAGTTTCTATCAGAATTTCTGAATGATTTTGATCCTTCCAATGATACAATTACTGCGTATTGCAATCGAACGAAAGATAAAAATCTTTCAATTTTCTTGGCTGGAATAGAGAAATTCCCGTTTTACCAAAATGTGATTCAGAAATTTCAAGAGCATAATTCCGAATATTTATTGCTTTCCGAAGACGAACAATTTTATCAACTAATTCGTTTTCTTTTTGAAAATGAACATTTTAATTTTTCGGCAAAGCCAAAAGCAGTATTACCTTTTCACATAAAAGATCATAAAATTCAGACTCCGGTCGAAGTTCATTTGCACGAAGCTGCTGCTTACAGCGTAGGAAACGGCGAAAGTGCGGAGGTGCATTTCACAATTTCAGAAGAACATACTTTGTTGTTTGAAGAAATTTTGCACCACAATAAATCGGCAATTGAGAAAGAACATTCTATCCAAATCAATACGAGTTTCAGTTATCAAAAAAGAAAAACTGATACGATTGCAGTAGATAAATATAACCAACCTATCCGCTGTGAGCAAGGAAAACTCGTCTTCAGACCAGGAGGACACGGAGCGTTAATCGAAAATCTAAACGATCTTTCGGCAGATCTTATTTTTATAAAAAATATTGATAATGTCCGAAATAATAAGCACAAGATTATTTCGAAATACAAGAAAGTTTTAGCGGGAATTTTACTCGAATGGCAAACTAGAATTTTTACTATTCTAAATGCAATCGAAAATAAAAACTTATCAAATTCTCAACTCGAAGCAGCTATTTTGATGCTAGAAACCGAATTAAAAATCGAACTTCCTGCAGATTTCAGATCATGGAAACCAGAAGTTCAAAATGATTTTTTGGTTGAAGTTTTAAATAGACCTTTGCGTGTTTGCGGAATGGTAAAAAACGAAGGTGAAGCTGGCGGCGGTCCGTTTTGGGTTCAAAATCCTGATGGAACAACTTCTCTTCAAATTGTGGAGATGGCGCAAGTGAATATGCATAACAGCCGTCAAGCGAAAATCTTGTCAAAATCCACTCACTTCAATCCAGTTGATATTGTCTGTGCGACAAAAGATTTTAAAGGAAATAAATTTGATTTGCTATCTTTCGTAGATCATAATACAGGCTTTATTGTCGAAAAGTCTAAGAAAGGGAAACCAATCAGATCGTACGAACATCCAGGATTGTGGAATGGTGCGATGGCAAAATGGATTAGCATTTTTGTTGAAGTTCCAATCGAAACATTTTCGCCGGTAAAAACGGTAAACGACTTACTAAAACCGGCACATCAGCAATAA
- the ahcY gene encoding adenosylhomocysteinase gives MSTKTTTMPFVAFKVKDISLAAWGRKEIELAEAEMPGLMALRSEYKNEQPLKGARIAGCLHMTIQTAVLIETLIALGAEVTWSSCNIFSTQDQAAAAIAAAGIQVYAWKGLNEEDFDWCIEQTLFFGEDRQPLNMILDDGGDLTNMVFDRYPELVAGIKGLSEETTTGVHRLYERVKAGTLPMPAINVNDSVTKSKFDNKYGCKESAVDAVRRATDIMLAGKRVVVCGYGDVGKGTAASFKGAGSIVTVTEIDPICALQAAMDGFEVKKLNTVVGNADIIITTTGNKDIVQGSHFEQMKDKVIVCNIGHFDNEIDMAWLNKNHGASKDEIKPQVDKYTIDGKDIIILAEGRLVNLGCATGHPSFVMSNSFTNQTLAQIELWKNSANYNNDVYMLPKHLDEKVAALHLAKLGVELETLRDDQAAYIGVDVKGPYKPEYYRY, from the coding sequence ATGAGTACAAAGACAACTACAATGCCTTTCGTGGCTTTCAAAGTAAAAGATATTTCTCTAGCAGCATGGGGAAGAAAAGAAATTGAACTTGCCGAAGCAGAAATGCCAGGCTTAATGGCACTTAGATCAGAATATAAAAACGAACAACCACTTAAAGGAGCTCGTATTGCAGGATGTCTGCACATGACGATTCAGACTGCTGTTCTTATCGAAACCCTTATTGCCCTTGGCGCAGAAGTTACTTGGTCGTCTTGTAATATATTTTCGACTCAAGATCAAGCAGCAGCAGCAATTGCAGCAGCTGGAATTCAAGTGTACGCTTGGAAAGGTCTTAACGAAGAAGATTTTGACTGGTGTATCGAGCAAACATTATTTTTTGGCGAAGACCGTCAACCTCTAAATATGATTCTTGATGATGGTGGAGATCTTACCAATATGGTTTTTGACCGTTATCCAGAACTTGTTGCAGGAATCAAAGGACTTTCTGAAGAAACTACCACTGGAGTTCACAGACTTTACGAAAGAGTAAAAGCTGGAACATTACCAATGCCAGCAATTAACGTAAATGACTCGGTTACAAAATCGAAATTTGACAATAAATACGGTTGTAAAGAAAGTGCTGTAGATGCGGTAAGACGTGCAACAGATATTATGCTTGCAGGAAAAAGAGTTGTAGTTTGTGGATACGGAGACGTAGGAAAAGGAACTGCAGCATCGTTTAAAGGAGCTGGATCGATAGTTACAGTAACTGAAATTGATCCAATTTGTGCGCTTCAAGCGGCAATGGACGGATTTGAAGTTAAGAAACTAAATACTGTTGTTGGAAATGCTGATATTATCATTACAACTACAGGAAATAAAGATATTGTTCAAGGATCTCACTTTGAGCAAATGAAAGACAAAGTGATCGTTTGTAATATTGGTCACTTTGACAACGAAATTGATATGGCTTGGTTAAACAAAAACCACGGTGCATCAAAAGACGAAATCAAGCCACAGGTTGACAAATATACGATCGACGGAAAAGATATTATCATTCTTGCCGAAGGCCGTTTAGTAAATCTAGGTTGTGCTACAGGACATCCTAGTTTTGTAATGAGTAACTCTTTTACAAATCAGACTTTAGCTCAAATTGAATTGTGGAAAAATTCTGCTAACTATAATAATGACGTATACATGTTGCCAAAGCACCTTGATGAGAAAGTTGCTGCTTTGCACCTTGCAAAATTAGGAGTTGAGCTTGAAACTTTGAGAGATGATCAAGCGGCTTATATAGGTGTTGACGTAAAAGGGCCATATAAACCAGAATACTACAGATACTAG
- a CDS encoding 4'-phosphopantetheinyl transferase family protein, with protein MPLYKIINHSIHTTIYVWRIEETSLDLFDSIVIADKSVVRLSDMKSDLHRRGFLSVRMLLQEAGYNDNDLSYDDLGKPHLSDGKHISITHSHHFSAIVVSDVQVGIDMEKIREKIAVIAPRFMEENFEFPDKKDPEYIKKLTALWGVKECIFKIRNEAGISFRNHIKVDPFDMLSQNGLAHLHFQGINQAFQMHFVQVQNFMLVYAFEKEIMLLN; from the coding sequence ATGCCTTTATATAAAATTATAAATCATTCAATTCACACCACTATTTATGTATGGCGAATTGAAGAAACTTCTCTTGACTTATTTGATAGTATTGTAATCGCCGATAAGTCGGTAGTCCGACTTTCTGACATGAAATCAGATTTACATAGACGTGGGTTTTTGAGTGTTCGAATGCTTTTGCAAGAAGCCGGATATAATGATAATGATCTTTCCTATGACGATTTAGGCAAGCCACACCTTTCAGATGGTAAGCACATATCAATTACGCACTCGCATCACTTTTCAGCAATCGTGGTGAGCGATGTTCAGGTGGGAATTGACATGGAGAAAATACGCGAGAAAATAGCGGTGATTGCGCCGCGATTTATGGAAGAGAATTTTGAGTTTCCAGACAAGAAAGATCCAGAATATATCAAGAAACTTACTGCCCTTTGGGGTGTGAAGGAATGTATTTTCAAAATAAGGAATGAAGCGGGTATTAGTTTTCGAAATCACATTAAGGTAGATCCTTTTGATATGCTTTCACAAAATGGCCTCGCACACCTTCACTTTCAAGGAATAAATCAGGCCTTTCAGATGCATTTCGTACAAGTGCAGAATTTTATGCTAGTGTACGCTTTCGAAAAAGAAATAATGCTGCTCAACTAA
- the pnuC gene encoding nicotinamide riboside transporter PnuC yields MNLIEFFTDAYKDTSWFVISLEMLAFVFGIASVYYAKKENILVYPTGLVATCITVFLLYRAGYFGDMVVNFYYSVMSIYGWYIWSRPTVDNGILPISRTTKREKLIGLMLFIVTIVVIFVVYRIFAQAIEVENYIDVFTSGIFFTAMYFMALKKIENWTLWIVADIISIPLYAYRGLGILSLQFLIFTIMAVQAYIEWKKTLDMPKMATK; encoded by the coding sequence ATGAATTTAATTGAATTTTTTACCGATGCTTACAAAGACACATCTTGGTTTGTAATTTCTTTGGAAATGCTTGCCTTTGTTTTTGGAATCGCAAGCGTTTATTATGCCAAAAAAGAAAATATTCTCGTATATCCAACTGGACTAGTAGCAACTTGTATCACCGTTTTCTTACTTTATCGAGCAGGTTACTTTGGCGATATGGTGGTCAACTTCTATTATTCTGTAATGAGCATTTACGGATGGTATATTTGGTCTCGACCAACAGTTGATAACGGCATTCTACCCATATCGCGAACTACCAAAAGAGAAAAATTAATCGGCTTAATGCTATTTATTGTGACTATTGTTGTTATTTTTGTCGTTTACCGCATTTTTGCGCAAGCGATTGAAGTTGAGAATTATATTGATGTTTTTACATCTGGAATCTTTTTCACGGCAATGTACTTTATGGCGCTGAAAAAGATTGAAAACTGGACACTTTGGATTGTAGCAGATATTATCAGTATTCCGCTTTATGCTTATAGAGGACTTGGAATTCTGTCGCTACAATTTTTGATTTTTACAATTATGGCCGTTCAGGCTTATATAGAATGGAAGAAAACACTAGATATGCCGAAAATGGCAACGAAATAA
- the rplU gene encoding 50S ribosomal protein L21, whose amino-acid sequence MYAIVEIAGQQFKVSKDLKVYVHRLADKEGDAISFAKVLLLDDNGTITLGAPAIEGASVEAKVLQHLKGDKVIVFKKKRRKGYKKKNGHRQYLTQIQISGITFAAAKKTAAKSEKSVEEKAPKAKAEAKAE is encoded by the coding sequence ATGTATGCAATCGTAGAGATAGCAGGGCAACAATTTAAAGTAAGCAAAGACTTAAAGGTTTACGTTCACCGTCTAGCAGACAAAGAAGGAGATGCAATTTCATTTGCAAAAGTTCTTTTGTTAGACGATAACGGTACAATCACTTTAGGCGCCCCAGCTATAGAAGGTGCTTCAGTAGAAGCAAAAGTACTTCAGCACTTAAAAGGAGACAAGGTAATTGTTTTCAAGAAAAAGAGAAGAAAAGGATACAAAAAGAAAAATGGTCACCGTCAGTACTTGACTCAGATTCAAATTTCGGGTATTACATTTGCTGCTGCTAAGAAAACTGCTGCAAAAAGCGAGAAATCTGTAGAGGAAAAAGCTCCAAAGGCTAAAGCTGAAGCAAAAGCAGAATAA
- a CDS encoding M16 family metallopeptidase: protein MKNSLMALTAVLALSATASAQKVAFEEYDLDNGMHVILHNDPSAPVVITSVMYHVGAKDENPERTGFAHFFEHLLFEGTKNIGRGEWFKIVTSNGGVNNANTTEDRTYYYEVFPSNNLELGLWMESERLMHPVINQIGVNTQNEVVKEEKRLRYDNSPYGELIPAVKRQMFKNHPYRWTTIGSMDHLDAATLEEFQAFNKKFYVPNNAVLVVAGDLNNIPKTKEWIQKYFGPIKRGADIKRETFVEAPITKTIHATHEDNNIQIPMLVNSYRTPSMKTRDARVLDMVSSYLSDGKSSKLYKKIVDEKKMALQIGAFMYGQEDYGTYIVYGLPQSPFTAEDLQKEIDTEIVKLQTDLISERDLQMLKNKFDNQFVQANASVEGVADNLATYYMLYGDVNLINTEVDMYHSITREEIREAAKKYLNPNQRLILNYVPAKDKAQN from the coding sequence ATGAAAAATTCATTAATGGCTTTAACTGCTGTGCTTGCACTAAGTGCTACTGCATCTGCTCAGAAAGTAGCTTTTGAGGAATATGACTTAGACAATGGCATGCACGTAATTTTGCATAATGATCCATCTGCTCCGGTTGTAATCACATCTGTAATGTACCATGTAGGTGCAAAAGACGAAAACCCAGAACGCACAGGGTTTGCACACTTTTTTGAGCACTTATTATTTGAAGGTACCAAAAATATCGGTCGTGGCGAATGGTTTAAAATTGTAACTTCTAATGGTGGCGTTAACAACGCCAACACTACCGAAGATAGAACCTATTACTACGAAGTTTTTCCTTCCAACAATCTTGAACTAGGCTTGTGGATGGAGTCTGAGAGACTAATGCATCCTGTTATCAATCAAATTGGTGTTAATACCCAAAATGAAGTTGTAAAAGAAGAGAAAAGACTTCGTTACGATAACAGTCCTTACGGCGAATTGATTCCTGCTGTAAAAAGACAAATGTTTAAAAACCACCCATACCGTTGGACAACAATCGGATCTATGGATCACTTAGATGCCGCAACTCTTGAAGAATTTCAAGCATTTAATAAAAAATTCTATGTACCTAATAATGCTGTACTAGTGGTTGCTGGCGACCTCAACAATATTCCGAAAACTAAAGAATGGATTCAGAAATATTTTGGACCTATCAAGAGAGGTGCAGATATTAAAAGAGAAACTTTTGTAGAAGCACCAATTACCAAAACTATTCATGCTACGCACGAGGACAACAACATTCAAATTCCAATGTTGGTAAATTCGTACCGAACGCCTTCGATGAAGACGCGTGATGCTAGAGTTTTAGATATGGTATCTTCTTATCTGAGCGATGGGAAAAGTTCTAAACTTTACAAAAAAATCGTTGACGAAAAGAAAATGGCTCTTCAAATTGGTGCCTTTATGTACGGACAAGAAGATTACGGGACATATATCGTATATGGACTTCCTCAATCTCCATTTACAGCCGAAGATCTTCAGAAAGAAATTGACACCGAAATCGTAAAACTACAGACAGACTTAATTTCTGAAAGAGATTTGCAAATGCTTAAAAACAAATTTGACAATCAATTTGTGCAAGCAAATGCTTCTGTAGAAGGAGTTGCAGATAATTTAGCGACTTATTATATGTTGTATGGAGATGTAAATCTTATTAATACAGAAGTTGATATGTATCATTCAATAACTAGAGAAGAGATTCGTGAGGCAGCAAAAAAATATCTAAATCCTAATCAGAGATTGATATTAAATTATGTTCCTGCGAAAGATAAAGCTCAAAACTAA
- the rpmA gene encoding 50S ribosomal protein L27, with amino-acid sequence MAHKKGVGSSKNGRESESKRLGVKIYGGQAAIAGNIIVRQRGSKHNPGENVYISKDHTLHARVDGVVMFQKKKDNKSFVSILPFEA; translated from the coding sequence ATGGCTCACAAGAAAGGTGTCGGTAGTTCGAAGAATGGTAGAGAATCAGAATCAAAACGTCTAGGCGTTAAGATTTACGGAGGACAAGCTGCTATTGCTGGGAACATCATCGTAAGACAAAGAGGTTCAAAACATAATCCAGGAGAAAACGTTTACATTAGTAAAGATCATACTTTACATGCAAGAGTTGATGGAGTTGTTATGTTCCAAAAGAAAAAAGACAATAAATCATTCGTATCTATCCTTCCTTTCGAAGCATAG
- the arfB gene encoding alternative ribosome rescue aminoacyl-tRNA hydrolase ArfB, with protein sequence MDAEKLLSELKFKAVRSSGAGGQNVNKVSSKVVLSFDLQASEGLNEEEKFRVSEKISSRLTTEGILNLNCDEDRSQFRNKELVQKRFLKILQDALAVAKIRKATRIPKSAVRKRLKLKSSRAEIKKGRKRPGLDD encoded by the coding sequence ATGGATGCAGAAAAATTACTTTCCGAATTAAAATTCAAAGCCGTTCGCAGTAGTGGAGCGGGAGGACAGAACGTGAATAAAGTTTCGTCCAAAGTTGTCTTGTCTTTTGATCTGCAAGCTTCCGAAGGTTTAAATGAAGAAGAAAAGTTTAGAGTTTCCGAAAAAATCAGCAGTCGATTGACCACCGAAGGAATTTTAAACCTTAATTGTGATGAGGACAGAAGCCAATTTAGAAATAAAGAATTAGTTCAGAAGAGATTTTTAAAAATTCTTCAAGATGCTTTGGCTGTTGCCAAAATCAGAAAAGCCACCCGAATTCCCAAGTCGGCAGTACGCAAACGATTAAAGTTGAAATCCAGCCGCGCCGAAATCAAAAAAGGCAGAAAAAGACCGGGATTGGATGACTAA